The Flavobacterium sp. K5-23 genome segment AATAAAGCTTAATAAACAGCTTCTTTATGCGATTCCTGCAATAATTGGATTCGCGGAAGCACAAGCACAGGCTGTGCCGGCTAATAAAGTACCTGGAATTAATACTTCCTATTTTGATAATACTGTAAAACCTGCTGATGATTTCTTTCGATTTGTAAATGGGGCCTGGCTTGATAAAACCGAAATTCCGAGTGACAGGACTACCTGGGGAAGTTTTAACGAGTTGCTTAAAAAAACAGATAAAGACGCATTAGAGATACTGAAACTTGCGTCTAAAAACACAAAATACAAATCGAACACGGATCAAGGAAAAGCGGTAAATCTTTACAAATCGATATTAGATACTGTTGCTAGAGACAAACAAGGAATCATTCCGTTATTGCCTTATTTAGCAAAAATTGACGCAGTAAGAAGTGCTACTGATTTGCAAAAATTAATGATCGAAATGGAACCTGTCGGCGGAATTGGTTTTATAGGAATAGGAGTTGGAGCTGATGATAAAAACAGCACTAAGAATTCTCTTAATTTGGGAGTAGGTCGATTAGGATTGCCTGATAACGATTATTACTCTTCGGATGAAAAGGACACTAAAGAAAAAAGAGAAAAATACCGTGCGCATATAGCAAGAATGTTGCAGTTTATAGGGGAATCTCCAGAGAAAGCAAAGGAAAGTGCTGACCTGGTTTTGGCTTTAGAAATTGAATTGTCACAACCAAGGTTGGATAGAGTAGAGCGTAGAGACGGTAGATTACAATACAATCCTATGACTATTGCTGAATTGCAATCGATGACTCCTGCCATTAACTGGAATGAGTATTTTACAGGTCTTGGTTTCACGAAATTAGACACTGTAATTGTTTCTCAGCCGAGATATATGAAGAAATTACAAACCATTCTTGCTGAAAACAAAGTGGAAGCGTGGAAAGAATACATGAAATGGACTTTGCTAAATAAATCCACTTCAATGTTAACCACTACTATAGAAGCAGCTAATTTTGATTTTTACGGTAAGACATTAACCGGAGCGATAAAACAAAGACCTCGTGAAGACAAAGCATTACAAATGGTTAACAATACCATAGGTGAGGCTTTAGGGAAATTATATGTTGAAAAAATGTTTCCTGCTGAAGCTAAATTAAAAGCAGAGAAAATGATAAAGAATATTATTCTTGCGTATCAAAACCGTATCAATAATTTGACATGGATGTCTGCTGACACTAAAACGAAGGCCATAGAAAAACTGAATAAAATCACTATCAAAATAGGATACCCTGACAAATGGAAAGATTATTCGACGTTAGAGATTAGTGACATTGCTAATGGGGGGACTTATTTTGAAAATATGAAAAATTTGTCAAGATGGAGTTTTCAAAAAGATATTGAAAAATTATACAAGGCAGTTGATAAAACAGAATGGTATATGTCACCACAAACTGTAAATGCTTATTATAACCCTTCTTATAATGAAATCGTTTTTCCGGCAGCCATACTTCAAGCTCCCTTCTATAACTATCAAGCTGATGAGGCGGTGAATTACGGTGGTATAGGGGCGGTTATTGGACATGAAATTTCACATGGTTTTGATGATTCTGGAGCTAGATACAATGCCGACGGGAATTTAGTGGACTGGTGGACAGCTGAAGATTTAAAACAATTTACTGCTTTAGGAACTGCTTTATCTGATCAATATAGTGCTTTAGAGCCATTGCCTGGTGTACATGTTGACGGTAAATTCACTTTAGGGGAAAACATAGGGGATTTAGGCGGAATAAATGCTGCTTATGATGGCTTACAATTGTTTTTAAAGGAAAAGGGAAATCCGGGACTTATTGATGGTTAT includes the following:
- a CDS encoding M13 family metallopeptidase, producing MKIKLNKQLLYAIPAIIGFAEAQAQAVPANKVPGINTSYFDNTVKPADDFFRFVNGAWLDKTEIPSDRTTWGSFNELLKKTDKDALEILKLASKNTKYKSNTDQGKAVNLYKSILDTVARDKQGIIPLLPYLAKIDAVRSATDLQKLMIEMEPVGGIGFIGIGVGADDKNSTKNSLNLGVGRLGLPDNDYYSSDEKDTKEKREKYRAHIARMLQFIGESPEKAKESADLVLALEIELSQPRLDRVERRDGRLQYNPMTIAELQSMTPAINWNEYFTGLGFTKLDTVIVSQPRYMKKLQTILAENKVEAWKEYMKWTLLNKSTSMLTTTIEAANFDFYGKTLTGAIKQRPREDKALQMVNNTIGEALGKLYVEKMFPAEAKLKAEKMIKNIILAYQNRINNLTWMSADTKTKAIEKLNKITIKIGYPDKWKDYSTLEISDIANGGTYFENMKNLSRWSFQKDIEKLYKAVDKTEWYMSPQTVNAYYNPSYNEIVFPAAILQAPFYNYQADEAVNYGGIGAVIGHEISHGFDDSGARYNADGNLVDWWTAEDLKQFTALGTALSDQYSALEPLPGVHVDGKFTLGENIGDLGGINAAYDGLQLFLKEKGNPGLIDGYTAEQRFFISWATVWRTKSRDEAIKNQVKTDPHSPGMYRAYVPSQNVDAFYKAFGIQKGDGMYIEPEKRVKIW